From one Amycolatopsis sp. FDAARGOS 1241 genomic stretch:
- a CDS encoding VC0807 family protein, whose product MTIDLPSFRNLVVDGGRHLLESTLVPAGLFYLLLTLVSFDSGVIAALCWSAVVIITRLVLRKPIPAVLWLTSALLVARTALGLATGSAFLYFLQPTLQNFVIASLFLVSAPFNKPLLARLAGDFCSFPDTLSGHPGMRRFFQRVSVLWALVFAVNGSVTLVMLARATVGNFLMVSTAGSYTLVGLAIAASLWWFRRSLRSHGIVLRMAAHKPALTAV is encoded by the coding sequence ATGACGATCGACCTCCCCTCGTTCCGCAACCTGGTCGTGGACGGGGGTCGGCATCTGCTGGAGTCGACACTTGTACCTGCCGGTCTCTTCTACCTCCTGTTGACTCTGGTGAGTTTCGACAGCGGGGTGATCGCCGCGCTGTGCTGGTCGGCCGTCGTGATCATCACGCGCCTCGTGTTGCGCAAGCCCATCCCCGCGGTGCTCTGGCTGACCAGCGCCCTGCTGGTGGCACGGACCGCGTTGGGGCTGGCCACCGGCAGCGCGTTCCTGTACTTCTTGCAGCCGACCCTACAGAACTTCGTGATAGCGAGCCTGTTCCTCGTTTCCGCGCCGTTCAACAAACCGCTGCTCGCGCGGCTGGCCGGTGACTTCTGCTCGTTCCCCGACACCCTGTCCGGGCACCCCGGCATGCGGCGGTTCTTCCAGCGCGTGTCGGTGCTGTGGGCGCTCGTGTTCGCCGTGAACGGTTCCGTGACGCTGGTGATGCTCGCGAGGGCCACCGTCGGCAACTTCCTCATGGTCAGCACCGCGGGCTCGTACACCCTGGTCGGCCTAGCGATCGCCGCGTCGCTGTGGTGGTTCCGCCGCTCTCTGCGCTCCCACGGCATCGTGCTGCGGATGGCGGCGCACAAGCCCGCACTCACCGCGGTCTGA
- a CDS encoding WS/DGAT domain-containing protein gives MLIVSANMGEGHNATGRALEGALRERWPQAEVKWLDALDQLGPGFGGLFRRIYVANVESTPWLYEFFYGAIWRLAWFAAASKGFTAAWCGRRLAKPVARFRPDLVLSTYPMGTAGLAWLRRRGKLDAPIGAWVSDFAPHPFWVYGSADLTMVMHDVAVGLARRCAPAAAVGVSAPPVRAEFRPGDRAGARHELELPPDAFVALVSCGSLGFGDVEGTVRELLAAGPEVVPVAICGRNEALERRLRALGEPRLRVVGWTDRMAGYTIASDVVVTNAGGATGLEALACGRPVLMHRPIAAHGKANARLMAEAGLAVVTEKDGELTETVRQLLAEPERLKAMGEAATRHCDSATPLVAALESLVSSPLNPAPQRLRPEDALFLHVATPEVPQQVGAVLMLDPKADGSRVTHADAVHLLRATPGLRARLLPGDGLWRAKWQEDPARTAEGILGDVELPVGSELESSLTAQMDEFFSQPVTPEHPVRARLVTGLEGEQGALLIALHHAASDGIAVIGALVGQARGKPPLDPPPAPARRGGVRAAADRAVALVRERAGARPGVSVAGAPGTTSAANQAHAGLREPAGRSGGASGAAAEHSAPDRLRAGLRGAVGRAGALIRGAHSGATDSAKKGAKRKDAEELARGVWALARAGTAPRVRWETSIAGPRRHYARAHLSAPQVRATARRVGVPTTDLVLALVAEAVHRELGAVAPERVRVLIPMSIRDTGTFRQLGNHTGAASVDLPTGAMSLPERVRATRELLAQQVTRGAPRAGNAVVRVIGILPPGLHRRVARLVYRGTWFSMIASVLPGARSPVVLNGSLVRTVYPVLSLAPGVPVAVGVMTWADRFTVCVTVPAGHAARGDRLAETVRTAFARLQSEVN, from the coding sequence GTGCTGATCGTCTCCGCGAACATGGGAGAAGGCCACAACGCGACCGGACGGGCGCTGGAGGGCGCCCTGCGGGAGCGGTGGCCGCAGGCCGAGGTGAAGTGGCTCGACGCCCTCGACCAGCTGGGTCCGGGTTTCGGTGGGCTGTTCCGCCGCATCTACGTGGCGAACGTCGAGAGCACACCGTGGCTGTACGAGTTCTTCTACGGCGCCATCTGGCGCCTCGCCTGGTTCGCCGCCGCTTCGAAGGGCTTCACCGCGGCCTGGTGCGGGCGGCGGCTCGCGAAACCGGTCGCGCGGTTCCGGCCCGACCTCGTGCTCTCGACCTACCCGATGGGCACCGCCGGGCTCGCGTGGCTGCGCCGGCGGGGGAAGCTCGACGCTCCGATCGGCGCGTGGGTGTCGGACTTCGCGCCGCACCCGTTCTGGGTCTACGGCTCCGCCGACCTGACGATGGTGATGCACGACGTCGCCGTGGGCCTCGCGCGCCGGTGCGCGCCGGCCGCGGCGGTGGGGGTGTCCGCGCCGCCGGTGCGGGCCGAGTTCCGCCCGGGCGACCGGGCGGGGGCACGCCACGAGCTGGAGCTGCCGCCCGACGCGTTCGTCGCGCTGGTCTCGTGCGGTTCTCTGGGGTTCGGTGACGTCGAGGGCACGGTGCGTGAACTGCTCGCCGCCGGGCCCGAGGTGGTGCCGGTGGCGATTTGCGGCCGCAACGAGGCCTTGGAGCGCCGGCTGCGTGCGCTCGGTGAGCCGCGGCTGCGGGTCGTCGGGTGGACCGACCGGATGGCGGGGTACACGATCGCGTCCGACGTGGTGGTGACCAACGCCGGCGGCGCGACCGGGCTCGAAGCGCTCGCGTGCGGCCGGCCCGTGCTCATGCACCGGCCGATCGCCGCGCACGGCAAGGCCAACGCCCGCCTCATGGCCGAGGCGGGGCTGGCCGTGGTGACCGAAAAGGACGGTGAGCTCACCGAGACCGTCCGGCAGCTGCTGGCCGAGCCCGAGCGGCTCAAGGCGATGGGGGAGGCGGCCACGCGGCACTGCGACTCGGCCACGCCGCTCGTCGCCGCGCTCGAGTCGCTCGTTTCCTCGCCGCTGAACCCGGCGCCGCAGCGGTTGCGGCCGGAGGACGCGCTGTTCCTCCACGTCGCGACGCCCGAGGTGCCGCAGCAGGTCGGCGCGGTGCTGATGCTCGACCCGAAGGCCGACGGTTCTCGCGTCACGCACGCCGATGCGGTTCACCTGCTCAGGGCGACGCCCGGCCTGCGCGCGCGGCTCCTGCCGGGCGACGGGCTGTGGCGCGCAAAGTGGCAGGAGGACCCGGCGCGCACGGCCGAGGGCATCCTCGGCGACGTCGAGCTGCCCGTCGGCAGCGAGCTCGAATCGTCGCTCACGGCCCAGATGGACGAGTTCTTCTCCCAGCCGGTCACGCCGGAGCACCCGGTTCGCGCGCGGCTCGTGACGGGTCTCGAAGGCGAGCAGGGCGCGCTGCTCATCGCGCTGCACCACGCGGCGAGCGACGGCATCGCGGTGATCGGTGCCCTCGTCGGGCAGGCGCGCGGGAAACCGCCGCTCGACCCGCCGCCCGCACCGGCGCGGCGCGGGGGCGTGCGCGCAGCCGCCGATCGGGCGGTCGCGTTGGTTCGGGAGCGGGCCGGTGCGAGGCCAGGGGTATCGGTCGCGGGCGCGCCCGGTACGACCTCGGCGGCGAACCAAGCGCACGCCGGACTGCGCGAGCCGGCCGGGCGGAGCGGGGGAGCATCGGGTGCTGCGGCAGAGCACTCGGCGCCGGATCGGCTGCGCGCCGGGCTGCGTGGAGCGGTCGGCCGGGCCGGCGCGCTGATCCGCGGCGCGCACAGCGGCGCCACGGACAGCGCGAAGAAGGGCGCGAAGCGCAAGGATGCCGAAGAGCTGGCCCGCGGCGTGTGGGCGCTCGCGCGGGCGGGCACGGCTCCCCGGGTGCGGTGGGAAACCTCGATCGCCGGCCCCCGGCGGCACTACGCGCGGGCGCACCTGTCCGCGCCGCAGGTCCGCGCCACCGCGCGCCGGGTCGGGGTGCCGACAACGGACCTCGTGCTCGCGCTCGTCGCCGAGGCAGTGCACCGGGAGCTGGGTGCTGTGGCGCCCGAGCGCGTGCGCGTGCTCATCCCGATGTCCATCCGCGACACGGGCACGTTCCGCCAGCTCGGCAACCACACCGGCGCCGCGAGCGTCGACCTGCCGACGGGTGCGATGTCCTTGCCCGAGCGCGTCCGCGCGACGCGCGAGCTGCTCGCCCAGCAGGTCACGCGCGGCGCCCCGCGGGCGGGCAACGCCGTGGTGCGCGTGATCGGGATCCTGCCGCCGGGGCTACACCGCCGCGTTGCGCGGCTCGTCTACCGCGGCACGTGGTTCAGCATGATCGCGTCGGTGCTGCCGGGCGCCCGTTCGCCGGTCGTGCTCAACGGTTCGCTGGTGCGCACCGTCTACCCGGTGCTTTCGCTCGCGCCGGGCGTGCCGGTCGCCGTGGGTGTGATGACGTGGGCCGACCGCTTCACCGTGTGCGTCACGGTCCCCGCCGGTCACGCCGCGCGGGGCGACCGGCTGGCGGAGACCGTGCGGACGGCGTTCGCCCGGTTGCAGTCCGAAGTGAACTGA
- a CDS encoding DMT family transporter translates to MSVTGVSLFVAVPAAVLGAACMGLASATQAKAAKEVETANPLDLTLFRRLVGRPLWLIGIVATVLGLGLQLVALAFGPLLLVQPLLITSLMFAGFVFGRLERRGPDRVMTAGSLLCVAGLAVFLVIARPSGNGDVLVTGSALLPLGIALAVVTLAGLALAALTQSGSPRVLGLAVATGVLYGLTAGLMKVVAGQFRQGLDEPFKHWTLYIVCVVGPLGFLLSQNTFQQGRYLTPALAVITALDPLVGVAIGLSWMGETANGTPLALFGEALAGLVIVVGIAMLSTRAAHLDVAQAAALERQHERERELEHAEAESAGPEPDDGYGLAGSTC, encoded by the coding sequence ATGAGTGTCACGGGGGTGTCGCTTTTCGTGGCCGTCCCTGCCGCGGTGCTGGGCGCTGCGTGCATGGGCCTCGCGAGCGCCACCCAGGCAAAGGCGGCCAAAGAGGTCGAAACGGCGAATCCGCTCGACCTCACCTTGTTCAGGCGCCTTGTCGGTCGCCCATTGTGGCTCATCGGGATCGTGGCGACGGTACTGGGGCTGGGGTTGCAGCTCGTCGCGCTCGCGTTCGGGCCCTTGCTGCTGGTCCAGCCGCTGCTCATCACGTCGCTCATGTTCGCCGGGTTCGTCTTCGGGCGGCTCGAGCGAAGGGGCCCCGACCGGGTGATGACCGCCGGCTCGCTGCTGTGTGTCGCGGGCCTCGCCGTGTTCCTCGTCATCGCGCGCCCGAGCGGCAACGGCGACGTGCTCGTCACGGGATCGGCGCTGCTGCCGCTGGGCATCGCGCTGGCCGTGGTGACGCTGGCCGGCCTGGCGCTCGCCGCGCTGACCCAGTCCGGGTCGCCACGGGTGCTGGGCCTCGCCGTGGCCACCGGCGTGCTGTACGGCCTGACCGCCGGCTTGATGAAGGTCGTCGCCGGGCAGTTCCGGCAAGGCCTCGACGAGCCGTTCAAGCACTGGACGCTCTACATCGTCTGCGTCGTCGGCCCGCTCGGGTTCCTGCTCAGCCAGAACACCTTCCAGCAGGGCCGCTACCTGACGCCGGCGCTGGCCGTCATCACGGCGCTCGACCCGCTCGTCGGCGTCGCGATCGGACTGTCCTGGATGGGGGAGACGGCCAACGGCACCCCGCTCGCGCTGTTCGGGGAGGCGCTGGCCGGGCTCGTCATCGTGGTCGGCATCGCGATGCTGTCCACGCGCGCCGCGCATCTCGACGTCGCCCAGGCCGCGGCGCTCGAGCGCCAGCACGAGCGCGAGCGCGAACTCGAACACGCCGAGGCCGAGTCCGCCGGGCCGGAACCCGACGACGGGTACGGTCTGGCCGGATCCACCTGTTAG
- a CDS encoding SDR family oxidoreductase has product MPADHGGGDQLTATALVTGASSGIGEATARLLAAGGTHVLLHGRDRDRLAALAGELGGTVLDADLADPEAAGKLAERALAVTGRVDVLVNNAGLGWAGPLPELPAEHLARLVAVNLTAPLELTRALLPGMLARGCGRIVFVTSIAGRTGVAGEAVYAATKSGLDAFADSLRFELHGTDVTVGVVVPGVVRTAFFERRGRPYARTTPRPVSAQRVAAAVVRATAKPGDYYVPRWLRVPVALRGAVPGAYRALAARFGAES; this is encoded by the coding sequence ATGCCCGCTGACCACGGCGGCGGCGACCAGCTCACGGCCACCGCACTGGTCACCGGCGCGTCGTCCGGCATCGGCGAGGCGACCGCCCGCCTGCTCGCCGCCGGCGGCACCCACGTCCTGCTGCACGGCCGCGACCGCGACCGCCTGGCCGCGCTCGCCGGCGAACTCGGCGGCACCGTGCTCGACGCGGACCTCGCCGACCCCGAGGCCGCCGGCAAGCTCGCCGAGCGCGCGCTGGCCGTCACCGGCCGCGTTGACGTGCTCGTGAACAACGCCGGCCTCGGCTGGGCCGGTCCGCTGCCGGAACTGCCGGCCGAGCACCTCGCCCGCCTGGTCGCGGTCAACCTGACCGCGCCGCTGGAGCTCACCCGGGCGCTGCTGCCGGGGATGCTGGCGCGGGGCTGCGGCCGGATCGTGTTCGTGACGTCGATCGCCGGCCGCACCGGCGTCGCCGGCGAAGCCGTGTACGCAGCGACCAAATCGGGGCTCGACGCCTTCGCCGACAGCCTGCGCTTCGAGCTGCACGGCACGGATGTCACCGTCGGCGTGGTGGTGCCGGGCGTGGTGCGCACCGCGTTCTTCGAGCGCCGTGGCCGGCCCTACGCCCGCACGACACCGCGGCCCGTGTCCGCCCAGCGCGTGGCCGCCGCCGTCGTGCGCGCGACCGCGAAGCCCGGTGACTACTACGTGCCGCGGTGGCTGCGCGTGCCGGTCGCTCTGCGCGGCGCCGTGCCCGGCGCCTACCGCGCCCTCGCGGCGCGCTTCGGCGCCGAAAGCTGA